The sequence GAGCCTCCTCTTTAGTTTGCTTTCCTATTGTGGTATAGCGTGACAACAATGACGCTATCACTCCTACTACGCAAATTGATATTATGATTATCCAAACCGCTATCATTACTCAATACTAAATCCTACTTTTGATAAATCTTCCCAGAATTTTGGATATGACTTTGTTACCACCTCTGATGATTTTATCTTTATACCGGGATATAGATATGATGCAATTGAGAACGACATAGCCATACGATGATCATCGTATGTATCAATCTCTACATCCTCTTCTTGAGAGCATCTATCACCTGTCCATTTTAAAGTACCCTCTTCTGAATCATCTAAAATGTAACCTAATTTACGCATCTCTTTTACCAAGGCAGCAATTCTGTCGGTCTCCTTTATTCTCAACGATTGAAGTCCTGAAATTTTAAATAAGACTCCTTTCATTGCAGCAACAACAACTAAGGTCTGTGCCAAATCGGGAGTATCGGTTAAATCAACTTCGTATGTTTTCTTAACCATATTGCATTTTCTTAATACAACATAGCCATCGTTATACTCTGTTGCTACTCCCAACGGAGTAAATAGCGACACAACCTTTGAATCGCCTTGAATACTTACGTTATCCAATCCTTCAAGAACAATATCTGCATCGTTTGCTAACGCCACAAATCCATACCAATATGATGCTGCCGACCAATCTGCCTCAACACGATAGGATAATGGATTGTATCTGCCTGTTGGGATATCTATTTGATTTCCCGCCATTCGAGCCTCTACCCCATACAACGACATTAGCGATAGTGTCATTTTTATGTAGGGTAACGATACTATATTCCCGGTCAGAGTTAGTTTTACTCCTCTTTTGGTATATGGAGCAATCATCAACAAGGCAGATATATATTGCGAACTTACACTACCCGATAGCTCCACTTCTCCACCCTCTAACTCTTTTCCCTTGATGTTTAAAGGCAAATATCCCTCACGTTCAGCATACTCTATCTCTGCACCTATTTTTCGCAAAGCCTCTACCAATATTTTAATAGGGCGTTGTTTCATTCTCACAGAGCCGGTAAGTTGATACTCGCCCGGTGTCATTGAGAGATATGCCAACGAGAAACGCGTTGCTGTTCCTGCCGCACCGGTATTTACCTCTCCTGAAGTTACCGAAAGGGCACTACGCATCATCTCCGAGTCATCGCAAACAGCGATATTCTCGGGCAAGACCTTACTCTTTGATAATTTATTTAACAACAACACTCTATTGCTTATACTTTTTGAATAGGGCAGACCTATGTCTCCTCTAACTATTGGGGGTGCTGTAACTTTTATATCCATACTTTTTTTATTCAGCCAATACATTCTTGCCAATCTCTTTTATTGCTCCTGTATTGGGATGTAATATCATATAAGTTTGTACTTTTTTATCAACAAATAGTTTTGGGGCTAACCCAAATTTAATACCAAATTGTGTCAACTCAACTCTCTTGTTAAATTGTAGTTCACCTTGATATGTTAATGATAGTTGAGCCTCTCCCGGAATGTTGTATATTACCGAGTTCTCAGGCAAAACAAAAGGATTTCCCTTTGAATCCAACGGAGTTTTTGCACGTTCAACATTGTTTAACGACACATATATTGGTTCGCCACTGAGATTGTCACTATCAACCAATCCCTCTTTCTCTGAGATTCTTGCAATAACAACATCTTCGCACTCTCCGTCAGGAATCCATCTAACTCTTACGGTTTTTCTTTGTGTTTGCTTTGTTCCTGTAAACATAACGGTCAGGCGTGACTCTTGCTCTGCCAATTGTTCAAGCATCAGTTTCAGAGCCTCCCCATCAAAGCGTTGATCCGAGTCTCCTGTTATTATATCGGTACGACTCTCCCTTAGACGATATATCTGCTTGGCAGCCAACTCTGCCATTCTAATGTTTGAGCCTGAAAGCAACATCTCTTCGGTTAAAGCGTACGAGTAACTGTTGTCGACAAGAGGCGA comes from Bacteroidales bacterium and encodes:
- a CDS encoding DUF4831 family protein produces the protein MKRVLSIVLIMVSAISVAAEKGKQIAASFNDYSVSYVLPKTVIDVDITLELTQLKAGPYANYSQKYLGIPAQITSDSKSWRVVSMSAQVASIPDKDIYYNVQLKSGATPYIYIDEEGVLMAVNAEPAIETSVEEIPVEGKMTPSPLVDNSYSYALTEEMLLSGSNIRMAELAAKQIYRLRESRTDIITGDSDQRFDGEALKLMLEQLAEQESRLTVMFTGTKQTQRKTVRVRWIPDGECEDVVIARISEKEGLVDSDNLSGEPIYVSLNNVERAKTPLDSKGNPFVLPENSVIYNIPGEAQLSLTYQGELQFNKRVELTQFGIKFGLAPKLFVDKKVQTYMILHPNTGAIKEIGKNVLAE
- a CDS encoding 3-phosphoshikimate 1-carboxyvinyltransferase — encoded protein: MDIKVTAPPIVRGDIGLPYSKSISNRVLLLNKLSKSKVLPENIAVCDDSEMMRSALSVTSGEVNTGAAGTATRFSLAYLSMTPGEYQLTGSVRMKQRPIKILVEALRKIGAEIEYAEREGYLPLNIKGKELEGGEVELSGSVSSQYISALLMIAPYTKRGVKLTLTGNIVSLPYIKMTLSLMSLYGVEARMAGNQIDIPTGRYNPLSYRVEADWSAASYWYGFVALANDADIVLEGLDNVSIQGDSKVVSLFTPLGVATEYNDGYVVLRKCNMVKKTYEVDLTDTPDLAQTLVVVAAMKGVLFKISGLQSLRIKETDRIAALVKEMRKLGYILDDSEEGTLKWTGDRCSQEEDVEIDTYDDHRMAMSFSIASYLYPGIKIKSSEVVTKSYPKFWEDLSKVGFSIE